A genomic stretch from Methanobrevibacter sp. includes:
- a CDS encoding undecaprenyl-phosphate glucose phosphotransferase, whose amino-acid sequence MIKENQRALNVILILIDVLVITVSLICSIWLRFKTTLFGPLGGHLGLQSYLLFLILAVIPVYLILYFAFGLYKPRRTYKNIFSEATQIIKVNILSFLILVSILFIINQPDYSRIMLFLLAIIATFFGIIERFVIRSVLKNLRVNNKNLKHILIVGDNDLAFTFARRIRENPYLGFVVSGFLGRAEHVGMEVEGSSIIGAFKDLDKVLEKNRYDRVVLAIPLKYYYKINELVESCEKVGIKAEIIPDYIRYFPAQPSVDMIEDIPIINIRYVPLDDDFNKFLKYLSDYVISLIAIIITSPIMIITAIAIKLTSPGPIIFKQERMGYNGKTFMMYKFRSMRVQDPNEEKSEWTTRDDPRKTKVGDIIRKTSIDELPQFFNVLKGDMSVVGPRPERPYFVEQFKETIPKYMVKHQVKPGLTGWAQIHGCRGDTSIKKRIDYDIEYVENWHMGLDLAIMIKTAVKKNPNAY is encoded by the coding sequence ATGATAAAGGAAAATCAAAGGGCATTGAATGTAATATTGATATTAATTGATGTTTTAGTGATAACTGTATCACTTATATGTTCAATTTGGTTAAGATTTAAGACTACTTTATTTGGCCCGCTCGGAGGGCATTTAGGTTTGCAAAGTTATCTGCTGTTTTTAATCTTGGCTGTCATTCCTGTTTATCTGATATTATACTTTGCATTTGGCCTTTATAAGCCTCGCAGAACTTACAAAAATATCTTTTCAGAAGCTACTCAAATAATAAAAGTCAATATATTATCTTTCCTTATTCTGGTTTCAATTCTATTTATTATAAACCAGCCTGACTATTCCAGGATAATGCTATTTTTACTTGCTATAATAGCAACTTTCTTTGGAATTATTGAAAGATTTGTCATTAGAAGTGTTTTAAAGAATTTAAGAGTTAATAATAAGAATTTAAAACATATTCTAATCGTTGGAGACAATGATTTGGCATTCACATTCGCTCGCAGAATCAGAGAAAATCCTTATCTTGGTTTTGTTGTTAGCGGATTTTTAGGAAGGGCTGAGCATGTTGGTATGGAAGTTGAAGGCAGTAGCATCATAGGTGCCTTTAAAGATTTGGATAAGGTACTTGAGAAAAATAGATATGATAGAGTTGTTTTGGCTATTCCTTTAAAATATTATTATAAGATTAATGAACTAGTGGAGAGTTGTGAAAAAGTAGGAATTAAGGCGGAAATTATTCCTGATTATATAAGATATTTCCCAGCACAACCATCAGTTGACATGATTGAAGACATTCCTATAATCAATATTCGTTATGTTCCGTTAGATGATGATTTTAATAAATTTTTAAAATACCTTTCTGATTATGTAATATCACTCATAGCTATTATAATAACATCACCTATCATGATTATAACAGCTATTGCAATTAAATTAACATCTCCGGGCCCTATAATCTTTAAGCAAGAGAGAATGGGCTATAATGGTAAGACATTCATGATGTATAAATTCCGTAGTATGAGAGTACAGGATCCAAATGAAGAAAAATCAGAATGGACCACTCGTGATGATCCAAGAAAAACCAAAGTTGGAGATATAATTAGAAAAACCAGTATTGATGAATTGCCGCAGTTTTTCAATGTCCTAAAAGGGGATATGAGTGTAGTTGGTCCAAGACCTGAAAGACCATATTTTGTAGAACAATTCAAGGAAACAATTCCAAAATATATGGTTAAACATCAAGTAAAACCGGGTTTGACCGGATGGGCTCAAATACATGGTTGTCGTGGTGATACTTCAATCAAAAAACGTATTGATTATGATATAGAATATGTAGAAAACTGGCACATGGGTTTAGACTTGGCTATAATGATTAAAACCGCAGTTAAGAAAAATCCTAATGCATATTAG
- a CDS encoding AEC family transporter, producing the protein MNAIEITILSIIIMIGLGYFLKRIDFLSEKDIDPFNRIVMYILMPCMIFHAIYSADLSLLPKLGILPFIILASSFATGIVSYLILRQLKLDDITLWSVLVTVMIANTAFMGYPVTLGIYGADGFLRAIFCDMATLCIFLILSFVLILKFGGTVKTAVRKIALFPPLWAVVLGLGFNFFNIPIGPVIDNTVNYLGQGAIPLIMIALGLSIDFSALSRSKSMIAFTSVMKLAFFPIVAFIIVSQVGLVDLQHTVSVVEAAMPSGMMSLLLAITYKLDYELTSDCILINTVISLITLPIIIMLL; encoded by the coding sequence ATGAATGCAATTGAAATTACTATTTTATCAATCATCATAATGATTGGATTAGGGTATTTCCTTAAAAGGATTGATTTTTTAAGCGAAAAAGATATCGACCCTTTCAATAGAATAGTAATGTATATTTTAATGCCCTGCATGATTTTTCATGCTATTTATTCTGCAGATTTATCTCTATTGCCTAAGTTAGGAATTTTACCATTTATTATATTGGCATCATCATTTGCTACAGGTATTGTATCTTATTTAATATTAAGGCAATTGAAGTTGGATGACATCACTCTTTGGAGTGTACTGGTTACAGTCATGATTGCTAATACTGCTTTTATGGGATATCCGGTAACTTTAGGTATTTATGGAGCTGATGGGTTTTTAAGGGCTATCTTCTGTGATATGGCTACATTATGTATTTTTTTAATTTTATCATTTGTTTTGATATTGAAATTCGGAGGCACTGTCAAGACTGCCGTTAGAAAAATTGCTTTGTTTCCGCCATTATGGGCTGTTGTTTTAGGTTTAGGCTTTAATTTCTTTAATATACCAATTGGACCTGTCATTGACAATACTGTAAATTATCTTGGTCAGGGCGCCATTCCATTGATTATGATTGCTTTAGGCCTTTCAATTGATTTCAGTGCATTGTCTAGAAGCAAATCCATGATTGCCTTTACATCTGTAATGAAATTGGCATTTTTTCCGATTGTTGCTTTCATTATTGTATCGCAAGTTGGTTTGGTGGATCTTCAGCATACAGTTTCAGTTGTTGAGGCCGCTATGCCCTCAGGCATGATGTCATTGTTACTTGCAATAACCTACAAGCTTGATTATGAACTGACTTCGGATTGCATATTAATCAATACTGTAATCTCTTTGATTACACTTCCTATAATTATCATGTTATTGTAG
- a CDS encoding glycosyltransferase family 2 protein translates to MKVSVVTPNYNGEKFLKTFFESLNNDSDLIGEVIIVDNGSTDKSKEYIKNNTFNFPVILIENTDNLGFSPAVNQGILKARYEYIFSLNNDTEIKPGSIKALTDLISSDENIFSVQAKMLQYNNKQLIDDVGDEYNLLAWTKKTGENHNSNEYTEVCDIFSACAGAAMYKKTLLNEIGMFDNNFFAYMEDVDLAIRSKINGYKNLLCPDAIVYHIGSATSGSRYNEFKVRLAARNNVWVVYKNIPIPLKIINFIFLFLGFLIKYLFFVKKGFGSTYLEGIKEGLSSRSKIDKVKFKSKNTKNYFKIEYRLIINTLKFLKK, encoded by the coding sequence ATGAAAGTTTCTGTAGTTACACCAAATTATAATGGAGAAAAATTTCTTAAAACATTTTTTGAATCTTTAAACAATGATTCTGACTTAATTGGAGAGGTAATCATAGTTGACAACGGATCAACTGATAAAAGCAAAGAATACATTAAAAACAACACTTTTAACTTTCCTGTCATATTGATTGAAAACACAGATAATCTAGGTTTTTCACCGGCAGTTAATCAGGGAATTTTAAAAGCCAGATATGAATATATATTCTCACTTAACAACGACACTGAGATTAAGCCGGGATCCATTAAGGCTTTAACAGATTTGATATCTTCAGATGAGAATATTTTTTCAGTACAGGCTAAAATGCTTCAGTATAACAATAAGCAATTAATCGATGATGTTGGAGATGAATATAATCTTCTTGCATGGACCAAAAAAACAGGAGAAAACCATAATTCAAACGAATACACGGAAGTTTGTGATATCTTTTCTGCTTGCGCCGGAGCGGCAATGTATAAGAAAACCCTTCTAAATGAAATAGGCATGTTTGACAATAATTTTTTTGCATATATGGAAGATGTTGATTTGGCAATACGCTCTAAAATAAACGGATATAAGAATCTGTTATGTCCTGATGCAATCGTTTATCATATCGGTTCTGCAACATCCGGTAGCAGATATAACGAATTTAAAGTTCGTTTGGCTGCTCGAAACAATGTGTGGGTAGTTTATAAAAATATTCCAATACCATTAAAAATAATCAACTTCATATTCCTGTTTTTAGGATTTTTAATCAAATATCTGTTTTTTGTTAAAAAGGGATTCGGTTCAACATATCTGGAAGGCATAAAAGAGGGATTGTCAAGCAGAAGTAAAATTGATAAAGTCAAATTCAAATCTAAAAATACAAAAAACTATTTTAAAATTGAATACAGATTAATAATTAATACTCTTAAATTTTTAAAAAAATAA
- a CDS encoding glycosyltransferase yields MDNIKVSVIVPVYNASKYISKTLDSIITQDFDSFEIIVIDDGSSDNSLEIIHNTLNECEIPNKIIHQENSGVSVARNVGIDESKGDYLVFIDADDYVSSNHISSLYNGKTDFSLTLYAKKEGSKITNLDKYSQDTISTHDFIKMELNMEITFNFFQLMYKSDIIKNNNIRFTPGIVYGEDTEFAHKALNYGENIAINNEVTYFYVQHSQSAINTTEYKRFGIVEIFENIAEFYKQNNKPEFSHLIITSRIPKAIFGNMNFFFYNGYDFNEVTAKMDELNLFEKLSKYQGDSKFKLKIKLFLLNPKLYYKIWRKLKNSID; encoded by the coding sequence ATGGATAATATTAAGGTTAGTGTAATTGTCCCAGTATATAACGCCTCAAAGTATATAAGTAAAACTTTAGATTCAATTATTACTCAGGATTTTGATAGTTTTGAGATAATTGTCATTGATGACGGCTCATCAGATAACAGTTTGGAGATAATTCACAATACGTTAAATGAATGTGAAATTCCAAATAAGATAATTCATCAGGAAAATTCCGGTGTTAGTGTAGCAAGAAATGTGGGAATTGATGAGTCAAAAGGTGATTACTTAGTTTTCATTGATGCTGATGATTATGTAAGCTCAAATCACATATCAAGTTTATACAATGGCAAAACAGATTTCAGTTTAACATTATATGCTAAAAAAGAAGGCAGTAAAATAACAAATCTTGATAAGTACTCACAAGACACAATTTCAACACATGATTTTATTAAAATGGAACTTAACATGGAAATCACATTCAATTTCTTCCAATTAATGTATAAATCAGATATAATTAAAAATAACAATATTAGATTTACACCGGGCATTGTATACGGTGAAGATACAGAATTTGCACATAAGGCACTAAATTACGGAGAAAATATTGCTATTAATAATGAAGTAACCTATTTTTATGTTCAACACTCACAGTCAGCTATAAACACCACTGAATACAAACGATTCGGAATTGTCGAAATATTTGAAAATATTGCCGAGTTCTACAAACAAAACAATAAACCTGAATTCAGCCACCTGATAATTACTTCACGTATACCAAAAGCAATATTTGGAAATATGAACTTCTTTTTTTATAATGGATATGATTTTAATGAAGTAACAGCTAAAATGGATGAATTAAATTTGTTTGAAAAGCTATCCAAATATCAGGGCGACAGTAAATTTAAACTAAAAATAAAGTTATTCTTATTAAATCCGAAATTATATTATAAGATATGGAGAAAACTTAAAAATTCAATTGATTAA
- a CDS encoding CDP-glycerol glycerophosphotransferase family protein, producing the protein MPYLKHKVYGLLFKLFKHTHVENNRISFIIDSKESFKGNLDYIKKEFEKRGDYEFHFFYKDKLSFGSFKKLAGSKFIFLNDNFFPLAFMKFGSNNVIVQLWHAPGASKKFGGSVDIGSREILSKISQNTDYLIVTSKNIISYYSEAFQMPKDKIKPLGLPRMDYYFENHNLNKLKKDFCEKYSLSQDKKIILYAPTFRDEEKFNNVFNYLDLDKFNEKLSDEYILALRLHPKIKDFYKDDISAQGKYVDVSNWESEQELMLISDVLITDYSSIMIEYSALNKPTVFFTYDLNEYLANERGFYYDFKTTVPGPIVYTSDELIDVIENEKFDKSKISEFVKTQFDEIDGRSSERIVNYLLK; encoded by the coding sequence ATGCCGTATTTAAAGCACAAAGTATATGGCTTATTATTTAAGCTATTTAAACATACTCATGTTGAAAATAATCGAATTTCTTTTATTATTGATTCAAAAGAATCATTCAAAGGCAATTTGGATTATATTAAAAAGGAATTTGAAAAAAGGGGAGATTATGAATTCCACTTTTTTTACAAAGACAAATTGTCTTTCGGCAGCTTTAAAAAATTAGCCGGTTCCAAATTCATATTTTTAAACGATAATTTTTTCCCACTTGCTTTCATGAAATTCGGTTCAAATAATGTGATAGTCCAATTGTGGCATGCTCCTGGAGCTTCAAAGAAATTTGGAGGATCTGTGGATATTGGCAGTCGTGAAATATTAAGTAAAATCTCTCAAAATACCGATTACTTAATTGTTACATCTAAAAATATTATCAGCTATTATAGTGAAGCTTTTCAAATGCCTAAAGATAAGATAAAACCTTTAGGGCTGCCAAGAATGGATTATTATTTTGAAAATCATAATTTAAATAAATTAAAAAAAGATTTTTGTGAAAAATATTCCTTGTCTCAAGATAAAAAGATTATTCTTTATGCTCCAACTTTTAGAGATGAGGAAAAATTCAACAATGTTTTTAATTACCTTGATTTGGATAAATTTAATGAAAAATTAAGTGATGAGTATATTTTAGCTTTAAGACTTCATCCCAAGATTAAAGATTTCTATAAAGATGATATTTCTGCTCAAGGGAAGTATGTAGATGTGAGCAATTGGGAAAGTGAACAGGAATTAATGTTGATTAGTGACGTCTTAATCACAGATTATTCATCTATCATGATTGAGTATTCAGCTTTAAATAAGCCAACTGTATTTTTCACATATGATTTAAATGAATATCTGGCTAACGAACGTGGATTTTACTATGATTTTAAAACAACTGTTCCAGGACCTATTGTTTATACTTCTGATGAGTTGATTGATGTTATTGAAAATGAGAAGTTTGATAAAAGTAAAATATCTGAATTTGTTAAGACACAATTTGATGAAATTGACGGTCGTTCATCTGAAAGAATTGTTAATTACTTATTAAAATAA
- a CDS encoding glycosyltransferase family 2 protein — protein sequence MDLSVVIVNYQTFELTKNTINSILEYEYPFDVEIFVVDNASSDDSLSKLKDYFGNKVKFIASVENNGFAAGNNQALRQATGKYQLLLNSDTIVWENTLGDIYNYMENHPDVGACGCQVLLENGELDKACKRSFPNVKNSFFRLFHIPTKSKDDNYNLTDLPDGEVYEIDCLTGAFMFMRKEALDQIGLLDETFFMYGEDIDLCYRIKHGGWKIIYYGKSKITHLKGASSKKQKSKLIYEFYRAMYIYYKKHHADESFFIVNWVVYIGIALLCALKLFLNIFKKKN from the coding sequence ATGGACCTTTCAGTTGTAATTGTAAATTATCAAACATTTGAGTTAACAAAAAATACAATTAATTCTATTTTAGAATATGAATATCCCTTTGATGTTGAGATATTTGTTGTGGATAATGCGTCCAGCGATGATAGTTTATCAAAACTTAAGGATTATTTCGGAAATAAGGTTAAATTTATCGCTTCAGTTGAAAATAATGGATTTGCAGCAGGTAACAATCAGGCCTTAAGACAAGCCACTGGCAAATATCAGCTGCTTTTAAACTCAGACACTATTGTATGGGAAAATACATTAGGAGACATTTATAATTACATGGAAAATCATCCTGATGTTGGAGCATGCGGATGTCAGGTTCTTTTGGAAAACGGCGAACTTGACAAAGCCTGTAAAAGGTCATTTCCAAATGTCAAAAACTCATTTTTCAGACTGTTCCATATTCCTACTAAAAGCAAGGATGACAACTATAATTTAACTGACCTGCCTGATGGGGAAGTTTATGAAATAGACTGTCTGACAGGTGCATTCATGTTCATGAGAAAGGAAGCACTGGACCAGATCGGTCTTTTGGATGAAACATTTTTCATGTATGGTGAAGATATTGATTTATGTTATCGCATTAAGCATGGCGGCTGGAAGATAATATATTATGGCAAATCAAAAATAACTCACCTTAAAGGGGCAAGTAGCAAAAAACAAAAATCCAAACTTATTTATGAATTTTATCGAGCAATGTATATTTATTATAAAAAACATCATGCAGATGAATCCTTTTTCATAGTCAATTGGGTAGTTTATATTGGAATTGCACTTTTATGCGCTTTAAAACTTTTTTTAAATATCTTCAAAAAGAAAAATTAA
- a CDS encoding OB-fold nucleic acid binding domain-containing protein, producing the protein MQEKILQEYEKVKDKLSEEEFLEEIERLKADNDGIDFIDDFGAAQMVVQNHNGVDTSIFENTQEESSSEMSEDIQERYDKVKDLISKEEFFERMEKFRQQEIENPFMTDVSLADMVVGEFVEEEPERHADPPEFVKPINQLEANSRDVNIAGRVISISNPRSFKTRKGQSGEVCNVELKDNTGEIRAVFWTQNIKLLKNVTEGDIIQIKETDIKEGYTGLEANLRPRSTLIHLDEDPSRFPAYEEEITKIADIEPETKVNIIARIIRIPTIRSYEKNGKEGKVASLELQDDSGQISYTLWNKNVELINDLKLEDGDTVKILQAQARQRQNRDGENEISLTHWDGRIIKGDYDVPEIQQVFTPIGDVSEQRDVSIIGVVSRLQDIKVFTRKTDNTEGKLRNFDVRDATDEIRVTVWGDDTNIPINKGDFIKIIGGDVRFDEYTQSQYSMNTNFNTQITVNPENLPLETIDELEAIRNELHPVPIGEIQFDFDEDGVEIDIQGRILSLEDPREFQRDDGNIGVVRSALFADESGKVRLSFWNEKAQGDYAVGEAYRIENARTRLGMYSVDLNIGGSARIIRLSEEQASAMFIPELATLEKAIYDYKKIEDLDEEEEDKIIIGRVIELNDIRTFDRDNGDTGSVRNIEIADDTGSIRVVLWDKDANMELEMGQPLKIQNPRLTLDMDNRLQATVSGGTTILDPSEKELAELPSQEELMESIFVSKPIESLLEDDTNVHITARIKEVFADKILLKKCPNCNENVEESEDEYICDNCGHVFDEPKYTLMIPTRVEDDTGEIPVTFFGDLAEQLIDMKKEEIISLMEDTYDISDKLQDLVGMTIEIIANVSFNEYTEENRLNPKKLLNKYF; encoded by the coding sequence ATGCAAGAAAAAATTTTACAAGAATACGAAAAAGTTAAAGATAAACTTTCTGAAGAAGAGTTCTTAGAAGAAATTGAAAGATTAAAAGCAGATAATGATGGAATTGATTTCATTGATGATTTTGGTGCTGCACAAATGGTGGTGCAAAACCATAATGGAGTTGACACATCTATTTTTGAAAATACACAAGAAGAATCTTCATCTGAAATGAGTGAAGACATTCAGGAAAGATATGATAAAGTAAAAGACTTAATTTCTAAAGAAGAATTCTTTGAAAGGATGGAAAAATTCAGACAACAAGAAATTGAAAATCCATTTATGACCGATGTGAGCTTAGCGGACATGGTTGTTGGAGAATTTGTTGAAGAAGAACCTGAAAGACATGCGGATCCTCCGGAATTTGTTAAACCTATTAATCAGCTTGAAGCCAATAGTCGTGATGTAAATATAGCTGGTAGGGTAATTTCAATTTCAAATCCAAGATCATTTAAAACACGTAAAGGTCAAAGTGGGGAAGTATGTAATGTTGAATTAAAAGACAACACTGGTGAAATCAGAGCAGTATTCTGGACACAGAATATTAAATTGCTTAAAAATGTCACTGAAGGAGATATTATTCAAATTAAAGAGACTGACATTAAAGAAGGATATACTGGCTTAGAAGCTAATTTAAGACCAAGATCTACTCTTATTCATTTGGATGAAGACCCTTCAAGATTCCCGGCTTATGAAGAAGAAATTACAAAAATTGCTGATATTGAACCGGAAACAAAAGTTAATATTATTGCAAGAATTATTAGAATTCCAACAATTAGAAGCTATGAAAAAAATGGAAAAGAAGGAAAAGTTGCATCTCTTGAATTACAAGATGATTCAGGACAAATCTCTTACACATTATGGAATAAAAATGTTGAATTGATCAATGATTTGAAATTAGAAGATGGGGACACAGTTAAAATTCTTCAGGCACAAGCACGTCAAAGACAAAACAGAGATGGTGAAAATGAAATTTCACTAACTCATTGGGATGGAAGAATTATTAAAGGAGATTATGACGTTCCCGAAATCCAACAGGTATTTACACCTATTGGGGATGTAAGTGAACAAAGAGATGTTTCCATTATAGGAGTTGTATCCAGATTACAAGATATCAAAGTATTTACAAGAAAAACAGACAATACTGAAGGTAAATTAAGAAACTTTGATGTAAGGGATGCAACCGATGAAATAAGAGTAACAGTTTGGGGTGATGACACCAACATTCCAATTAATAAAGGTGATTTCATTAAAATTATTGGCGGTGATGTTAGATTTGATGAATATACTCAAAGCCAATATTCCATGAATACTAATTTCAATACTCAAATCACTGTTAATCCTGAAAACTTACCACTTGAAACAATTGATGAGTTGGAAGCAATAAGAAATGAATTACATCCTGTTCCTATTGGAGAAATACAATTCGATTTCGATGAGGACGGAGTTGAAATTGATATTCAGGGCAGAATTCTTTCCCTAGAAGATCCAAGAGAATTCCAAAGAGATGATGGTAATATAGGAGTTGTTCGTTCAGCATTATTTGCGGATGAATCAGGTAAAGTCAGATTGTCCTTTTGGAATGAGAAAGCTCAAGGAGATTATGCTGTAGGTGAAGCGTACAGAATTGAAAATGCTAGAACTAGACTTGGTATGTACAGTGTCGATTTAAATATTGGTGGAAGTGCTAGAATTATAAGATTATCTGAAGAACAAGCATCTGCAATGTTTATTCCTGAACTTGCTACATTAGAAAAAGCAATTTATGATTATAAGAAAATTGAAGACCTTGATGAGGAGGAAGAAGACAAAATTATCATTGGTAGAGTCATTGAATTAAATGATATTCGTACTTTTGACAGAGACAACGGTGATACTGGTTCTGTAAGAAATATTGAAATTGCCGATGATACCGGATCAATTAGGGTCGTATTGTGGGATAAGGATGCTAATATGGAATTAGAAATGGGTCAACCACTTAAAATACAAAACCCTCGTTTAACATTAGATATGGATAATCGTCTTCAAGCAACCGTATCTGGTGGTACAACTATTTTAGATCCAAGTGAAAAAGAACTAGCTGAATTACCTTCTCAAGAAGAATTAATGGAATCTATATTTGTTTCAAAACCTATAGAATCCTTATTAGAAGATGATACTAATGTTCATATAACTGCTAGAATTAAAGAAGTATTCGCTGATAAAATATTGCTTAAAAAATGTCCAAATTGTAATGAAAATGTTGAAGAAAGTGAAGATGAATACATCTGTGATAACTGTGGTCATGTTTTCGATGAACCAAAATACACTCTTATGATCCCTACAAGAGTAGAGGATGATACAGGAGAAATTCCAGTTACTTTCTTTGGCGATTTAGCAGAACAACTTATTGACATGAAAAAAGAGGAAATAATTTCTCTTATGGAAGATACTTATGATATTAGTGATAAGCTTCAAGATTTAGTTGGAATGACTATTGAAATTATTGCTAATGTAAGTTTCAATGAATATACTGAAGAAAATAGGTTAAATCCTAAAAAACTTTTGAATAAATACTTTTAA
- the radA gene encoding DNA repair and recombination protein RadA — protein MVELSDLPGVGEKTAEKLKDAGFADMMRLATATPKELSVKAEIGEGVAEKVIEAARRAENITFETALEVDERRKDVGHITVGSQEFNDLIGGGIETQSITEVFGEFGSGKSQISHELAVTVQLPEELGGLDGECVFVDTENTFRPERVRQIAEGFELDTEEVLSRIHVARAFNSSHQILMVDKINELIQSGANVKLVIVDSLMAHFRAEYVGRESLAVRQQKLNQHLHSLQQIANTYNVAVFLTNQVQAKPDSFFGSPTKAIGGHVLGHASTYRIWLKKGLAGKRIARLVDSPHLPEGECVFKITSEGIVS, from the coding sequence ATGGTTGAATTAAGTGATTTACCAGGTGTTGGAGAAAAAACAGCAGAAAAATTAAAAGATGCAGGTTTCGCTGATATGATGAGATTAGCAACAGCTACTCCAAAAGAATTATCAGTAAAAGCTGAAATTGGAGAAGGAGTTGCTGAAAAAGTTATTGAAGCTGCTCGTAGAGCTGAGAACATTACATTTGAAACTGCATTAGAAGTAGATGAAAGAAGAAAAGATGTTGGACACATTACTGTTGGAAGTCAAGAATTCAATGATTTAATAGGTGGAGGAATTGAAACCCAATCTATCACTGAAGTGTTCGGTGAATTTGGATCTGGTAAAAGTCAAATCTCCCATGAATTAGCTGTTACTGTTCAATTACCAGAAGAACTTGGAGGTCTTGATGGAGAATGTGTATTTGTTGATACTGAAAACACTTTCCGTCCAGAAAGAGTAAGACAAATTGCAGAAGGATTCGAATTAGATACTGAAGAAGTGTTAAGTAGAATTCATGTTGCACGTGCATTCAACTCTTCTCACCAAATTTTAATGGTTGATAAAATTAATGAACTTATTCAGAGTGGAGCTAATGTTAAATTGGTTATTGTTGATTCATTAATGGCTCACTTCAGAGCAGAATATGTTGGAAGGGAATCATTAGCTGTCAGACAACAAAAATTAAATCAACATTTACATTCACTTCAACAAATTGCAAACACATACAATGTTGCAGTATTTTTAACTAACCAGGTTCAAGCTAAACCAGATTCATTCTTTGGAAGTCCTACCAAAGCTATTGGTGGACACGTTTTAGGTCACGCTTCCACTTATAGAATTTGGCTTAAAAAAGGTTTGGCTGGAAAAAGAATCGCACGTTTAGTGGATTCTCCTCATTTACCTGAAGGTGAATGTGTATTTAAAATTACTAGCGAAGGTATCGTTAGTTAA